One window from the genome of Magnolia sinica isolate HGM2019 chromosome 4, MsV1, whole genome shotgun sequence encodes:
- the LOC131244444 gene encoding two-component response regulator ORR3-like — protein MSDSTVYPTPCCQIPVTGVEPAPVSELHVLAVDDSMLDRKLIERLLKGSSYRVTTVESGKRALELLGLGKDVSFKKPNVNMIITDYCMPEMTGFDLLKAIKECSELREIPVVVVSSENVPTRISRCMEQGAEEFLLKPLQRSDVLRLHNHMLGMNRLGSVS, from the exons ATGTCAGACTCTACCGTCTATCCAACGCCATGTTGTCAGATTCCGGTTACCGGAGTGGAGCCGGCACCTGTCTCGGAGCTGCATGTTTTGGCCGTGGATGACAGCATGCTCGACCGGAAGCTGATTGAGAGGTTGTTGAAGGGTTCGTCTTATAGAG TAACGACGGTTGAAAGCGGTAAGAGAGCGTTGGAATTGTTGGGTCTGGGGAAGGATGTTTCTTTCAAG AAACCGAATGTAAATATGATTATTACAGATTATTGTATGCCAGAGATGACAGGATTCGATCTTCTCAAAGCAATAAAG GAGTGTTCTGAACTGAGAGAAATCCCAGTAGTGGTTGTTTCCTCAGAAAATGTCCCAACAAGGATCAGCAG ATGCATGGAACAAGGAGCGGAGGAATTCCTGCTGAAGCCTCTTCAGCGATCTGATGTACTGCGATTGCATAATCATATGTTGGGGATGAATCGCCTTGGCAGCGTCAGCTGA